A window of the Plasmodium vivax chromosome 12, whole genome shotgun sequence genome harbors these coding sequences:
- a CDS encoding hypothetical protein, conserved (encoded by transcript PVX_082920A): MKKSFAAFFACPLIFNAAYSLSLSSVNEHFSDHLTRDNSDENGNLNLMQNSPPHRIKRRYNNNLSNESDSAMQPGEMRRDGSVYLYFTNHNAHLEGDSSHDATAVGKGKNNFQRAHRGTPPSTEKKAVGDSTPRRKKTHGKHSTWTTKSEEQQKARSVRSKNDVKRNGTGRALSRKGAPLSKLQLTNVEDDVVESGDEGDDFPNVDGDLGDDSFDNLFGGDDAFDNLFGDDDTSDNLFGGDDASDNLFADDDPSDNLFSGDDGDSLMDTTGDLGDDSAESLLNGEEYNSMDDLGDNFLSEDGSDRLVDAVEGDLGEGSVDNLFSEEEDSLADTDNDLGGNSADNLFSEEEDSLVHTDNDLGDNDFADNLFSDEGDSLMDPTQGGLGGDSIDNLFTDDIDVDGDSDDSGGGLFSSLGGDIQDENLFYQDHYQSDNSGDASLGDAAVDSLTDEESVLGSIRDDLPGDNPLDNVRSEYSSRGGSGSGSGSLRTYGKMNSLRNDLLNGAADASAYDELDGRSHVDASEATNYGNEKGDSSANNKRDVFIDNPGLSNKMGKSTKSDDRGDVLPSSKREVVMVEPLISSSKKGNQEKTNKGNMMNSNQRSGSAPTVDSKGGDNFSGASSGSNEGNALGKTATKKSASSGQADPNGALSPKGRASPAERGGQESPKSSKKDSNKDSKTDSQKDSKKDSKPESKKDIQKDSKQDIQKDSKQDIQKDSKQEIKKDSKQESKKDSKKDSKKDSQKDSQKDTKQGSIKGIEKESKKDIKKESKQGSVDGSNKGSVKGTLDKRDKNDRKEKPTTNKNPNNSQSGTNGTPNSNRKNDAKEKPRVEKESTAQEKVTTSSEDSKRGTSKSTDRSHPDGKVGTKGAPTSAGSTSGSGGNGGNSGGGQMDKGKETDAGGKAIPSKASDSKGTEKNTVKSKDEPKGEGNSAPPVERSGTSRGVTTKEGPHIEERPPLDSVNKRGNTGEESAKEKNNSAEASSSVRDRGSVVSSGRGGHLSKEPPKEAPKEPTALPTPIGETINIKIIANPNYEVNQTEGKQKKKRDTHRKGRGKKNRPSSKKRSGRSYNADRGETRRDDLSSSGNLGNAERSEDSPAGRSGVDPNLDVHLRSSGEQGGKPTSPEGGAHSRSESPSELSVSIELPHGLSEVKKAAAVMIPQGGRAEEEKELSLLQMRAEEANEFRGESNESGRESNEYGGDANDPQNEPILEKAREDKNLESFGEEETVENIASIEHPLIRRKKNIVKNARKVYDLNLYNCTFIEDWDLNHEYMDEEGSLVKLSGYVFQNVVNSDLMPTANITDWKLKGSCDYDKYVCGALGYMNNVYSKGERVIFEGRVYEATSDAYGTPREMENVWVEKTDDCYDF; this comes from the coding sequence aaagctgtaGGTGATAGCACCCcgcggaggaaaaaaacgcacggTAAGCACAGCACTTGGACTACAAAAAGTgaagaacaacaaaaagCACGTTCTGTTCGAAGTAAAAATGATGTTAAAAGGAACGGCACTGGGAGGGCATTATCTAGGAAAGGTGCCCCACTCAGCAAGCTTCAACTAACCAATGTTGAAGACGACGTGGTTGAAAGCGGGGATGAAGGCGATGATTTCCCAAACGTGGATGGCGACTTAGGTGATGACTCCTTCGACAATTTGTTTGGCGGTGACGATGCGTTTGATAATTTGTTTGGCGATGATGATACGTCAGACAATTTGTTTGGCGGTGATGATGCGTCAGACAATTTGTTTGCCGATGACGATCCGTCCGACAATTTGTTTAGCGGCGATGATGGAGATAGTTTGATGGACACCACCGGTGACTTAGGTGATGACTCTGCGGAGAGTCTGCTTAACGGTGAAGAGTATAACTCGATGGACGATTTGGGCGACAATTTTCTAAGCGAGGACGGTAGCGACCGCTTGGTGGATGCCGTCGAAGGGGACCTCGGCGAAGGTTCAGTCGATAATTTGTTcagcgaagaggaggacaGTTTGGCGGATACCGATAACGACTTAGGTGGCAATTCGGCAGATAATTTGTTcagcgaagaggaggataGTTTGGTGCATACCGATAACGACTTAGGTGACAACGATTTTGCGGATAATTTGTTCAGCGACGAGGGAGACAGTTTGATGGATCCCACCCAAGGCGGTCTTGGTGGTGACTCCATCGACAATTTGTTTACCGATGATATTGATGTTGATGGCGATAGCGATGATAGCGGCGGTGGCTTATTTAGCAGCCTGGGGGGTGATATACAAGACGAGAATTTATTTTACCAGGATCACTACCAGTCAGATAATAGCGGAGATGCCTCACTTGGCGACGCTGCGGTAGACTCTTTAACTGATGAGGAGAGCGTGTTAGGCAGCATCCGGGATGACCTACCCGGTGATAACCCATTGGACAATGTGCGTTCTGAATACAGTAGCCGTGGCGGTAGtggcagcggcagcggcagcTTGCGTACATATGGCAAAATGAATTCCCTAAGGAACGACTTACTGAATGGAGCGGCGGATGCCAGTGCCTACGACGAGTTAGACGGAAGAAGCCATGTTGATGCAAGTGAAGCGACTAATTATGGCAACGAGAAAGGAGACAGTTCTGCGAACAACAAAAGGGACGTCTTCATTGATAATCCGGGTTTAtccaacaaaatggggaaaagtACCAAATCTGATGATAGGGGGGATGTCCTACCTAGTAGCAAAAGAGAAGTAGTCATGGTAGAGCCACTAATTTCTAGTAGCAAGAAGGGAAACCAAGAGAAAACTAACAAGGGTAATATGATGAACTCCAACCAGAGAAGCGGTTCTGCCCCCACAGTGGattcaaaggggggggacaaCTTCTCAGGCGCTTCAAGCGGTAGCAATGAAGGGAATGCCCTGGGAAAAACCGCTACTAAGAAATCGGCAAGTAGTGGCCAAGCCGACCCTAATGGTGCGTTGAGCCCGAAGGGTAGGGCGAGTCCCGCGGAGAGGGGCGGCCAGGAATCGCCAaagagcagcaaaaaggacAGCAATAAAGACAGCAAAACGGATAGCCAAAAGGACAGCAAAAAGGACAGCAAACCggaaagcaaaaaggatATCCAAAAGGATAGCAAACAGGATATCCAAAAGGATAGCAAACAGGATATCCAAAAGGATAGCAAACAGGAAATCAAAAAGGATAGCAAAcaggaaagcaaaaaagacaGCAAAAAAGACAGCAAAAAGGATAGCCAAAAGGACAGCCAAAAGGACACCAAACAGGGGAGTATCAAGGGAATCGAAAAGGAAAGTAAAAAGgacatcaaaaaggaaagcaaacaGGGGAGTGTCGATGGCAGCAACAAGGGTAGTGTCAAGGGCACACTAGACAAACGAGACAAAAACGACCGCAAGGAAAAACCCACTACTAATAAAAATCCAAATAATAGCCAAAGTGGCACTAACGGTACACCGAATAGTAACCGAAAGAATGACGCAAAGGAGAAGCCTAGAGTTGAAAAGGAATCCACTGCACAGGAAAAGGTAACCACTAGCAGTGAGGATAGCAAACGGGGCACTTCCAAGAGCACGGATAGAAGCCATCCGGATGGGAAGGTGGGCACTAAGGGCGCACCAACAAGTGCTGGCAGCACTAGCGGTAGCGGAGGCAACGGAGGCAATAGCGGTGGTGGCCAAATGGacaaggggaaggaaacTGACGCAGGAGGAAAGGCCATTCCCAGCAAGGCGAGTGACTCGAAGGGCACGGAAAAAAACACGGTGAAGAGTAAAGACGAGCCTAAAGGTGAAGGAAACTCAGCACCCCCCGTCGAAAGGAGTGGTACCAGCAGGGGCGTCACTACTAAGGAGGGACCCCACATTGAGGAAAGACCCCCACTAGACAGCGTTAATAAAAGGGGCAACACAGGAGAGGAAAgcgcgaaggagaagaacaaTTCTGCAGAGGCGTCAAGCAGTGTACGCGATAGAGGCAGTGTGGTTAGCAGCGGCCGTGGGGGCCACCTATCAAAGGAACCCCCAAAGGAAGCCCCAAAGGAGCCCACTGCACTGCCGACCCCCATCGGTGAAAccataaacataaaaataatagccAACCCTAACTATGAAGTAAATCAAacggaggggaagcaaaaaaaaaaacgagatACTCATCGCaaaggaagggggaaaaagaatcGACCGTCGTCCAAAAAGAGAAGTGGCAGAAGTTACAATGCAGACAGGGGAGAAACCCGGAGGGATGACTTGAGCAGCAGTGGAAATTTAGGAAATGCGGAAAGGAGTGAAGATTCGCCAGCGGGACGAAGTGGTGTGGATCCTAATTTGGACGTCCATCTGCGCAGCAGTGGGGAGCAGGGTGGTAAACCCACTTCGCCTGAGGGGGGTGCACACAGTCGAAGCGAAAGCCCATCGGAGCTGTCCGTCTCCATAGAATTGCCGCACGGATTGAGTGAAGTCAAAAAGGCAGCAGCGGTTATGATCCCGCAGGGGGGACGtgcggaggaggagaaagagCTAAGCCTTCTCCAGATGCGCGCCGAAGAGGCGAACGAGTTTCGCGGCGAATCAAACGAGTCTGGCCGCGAATCAAACGAGTATGGCGGTGACGCGAATGATCCCCAAAACGAACCCATCTTAGAAAAAGCGAGGGAAGATAAAAACCTAGAAAGTTtcggagaagaagaaactgTGGAAAATATAGCGTCAATAGAGCACCCCCTAAttaggaggaagaaaaatatagtaaaaaatgcaCGTAAGGTGTATGACCTAAATTTGTACAACTGTACCTTCATAGAGGACTGGGACTTAAATCATGAGTACATGGATGAAGAGGGTTCGCTGGTGAAGTTAAGTGGGTATGTTTTTCAAAACGTGGTGAATTCAGATTTGATGCCAACGGCAAATATAACCGACTGGAAGTTAAAAGGGTCGTGTGATTATGATAAGTATGTGTGTGGGGCTTTGGGCTATATGAATAATGTGTACAGTAAGGGTGAAAGGGTTATATTTGAAGGTCGGGTGTATGAGGCCACCAGCGATGCCTACGGGACTCCGAGGGAGATGGAGAACGTGTGGGTGGAGAAGACGGATGACTGTTACGATTTTTAG